The proteins below are encoded in one region of Winogradskyella helgolandensis:
- a CDS encoding 5'-nucleotidase C-terminal domain-containing protein, with protein sequence MTIKHILKLCLLLLIFSCASSNLSKIEGKRIDIDDSLQTNQEIEDFIAPYRTHVNKNMDSIISYAPETFSKSDGNFNTAIGNLMADAVYNEGNPVFNQRTQKNIDFVLLNHGGIRSIISKGNITIRTAFQVMPFENSIVVAALKGTQVNLMMEYLSKSKRAHPLSHQVQLILDKNSAISSATIKGEPIDVDKTYYVATNDYLYDGGDGMTFFQPNEGLYVLDYKIRNILIDNFKKRDTINPVRDQRFIQLED encoded by the coding sequence ATGACTATTAAACATATTCTAAAACTCTGTTTATTGTTGCTCATTTTCTCTTGTGCATCATCAAATCTTTCTAAAATTGAAGGCAAACGAATCGACATTGACGATAGCCTACAAACCAATCAAGAAATTGAAGATTTTATAGCTCCCTACAGGACACATGTGAATAAAAATATGGATAGTATAATTTCATATGCACCAGAAACCTTTTCTAAATCTGATGGAAATTTCAACACTGCGATTGGAAATTTGATGGCAGATGCTGTTTACAACGAAGGTAATCCTGTGTTTAATCAACGAACTCAAAAAAATATTGATTTTGTACTACTTAACCATGGAGGTATTCGTTCTATCATTTCAAAAGGGAATATTACTATTAGAACAGCGTTTCAAGTAATGCCATTTGAAAATTCTATTGTTGTTGCAGCATTAAAAGGTACACAGGTTAACTTAATGATGGAGTATCTTTCTAAATCAAAACGTGCCCATCCTTTGTCTCATCAAGTACAATTAATTTTAGATAAAAACTCAGCTATTAGTTCTGCAACAATTAAAGGAGAACCTATAGATGTTGATAAAACCTATTATGTTGCAACCAACGACTATTTGTATGATGGTGGAGACGGAATGACATTCTTTCAACCAAATGAAGGATTGTATGTTTTAGATTATAAAATAAGAAATATTCTTATAGATAATTTCAAAAAAAGAGATACCATAAACCCTGTACGCGATCAACGTTTTATACAATTAGAAGATTAA
- a CDS encoding bifunctional metallophosphatase/5'-nucleotidase produces MKRRQFIQKSTAATVLAGVGGLSLQSFSPAKTKKITILHTNDVHSHIDPFGPEDGRNANKGGVARRASLVESIRMDNPNTLLLDAGDIFQGTPYFNYYGGELEFKLMSMLKYDVATIGNHDFDNGIDGLYAQIPHAKFEFVSANYDFTNTVMDTHVKPYKIITKDGIKIGIFGLGIELDGLVNKGMYKETVYHNPIEIAQDMSRILKEEQSCDLVICLSHIGYYYKNNPDKVSDITLARATKDIDLIIGGHTHTFLPKPTIEKNSVGKNVLVNQVGCFGLYLGKIDFYFEPGKKVTAEGASIIV; encoded by the coding sequence ATGAAAAGAAGACAATTTATTCAAAAATCTACAGCTGCAACAGTTTTAGCTGGTGTTGGTGGTCTAAGTTTACAATCTTTTAGTCCGGCTAAAACGAAAAAAATAACGATTCTACACACAAATGATGTGCATAGCCATATTGATCCTTTTGGACCAGAGGATGGCAGAAACGCTAATAAAGGTGGTGTTGCAAGACGTGCCTCTTTGGTTGAATCTATTAGAATGGATAATCCAAATACCTTGTTATTAGACGCAGGAGATATCTTTCAAGGCACACCTTATTTTAACTACTATGGTGGCGAATTAGAATTTAAACTAATGAGTATGCTAAAGTATGATGTTGCTACTATTGGTAATCATGATTTTGATAATGGTATTGATGGATTGTATGCACAGATTCCGCATGCGAAGTTTGAGTTTGTTTCGGCCAACTATGATTTTACCAATACTGTAATGGATACGCATGTAAAGCCTTATAAAATTATTACGAAGGATGGTATTAAAATCGGCATATTTGGATTAGGGATTGAACTTGATGGTTTGGTTAATAAAGGCATGTATAAAGAGACCGTTTATCATAATCCTATTGAAATTGCACAAGATATGTCTCGTATTTTAAAAGAAGAACAGTCTTGTGATTTGGTGATTTGTTTATCGCACATTGGTTATTACTACAAGAATAATCCGGACAAAGTAAGTGATATTACTTTAGCTAGAGCGACAAAAGATATTGACTTAATTATTGGTGGACACACTCATACCTTTTTACCTAAACCAACTATAGAAAAAAACAGTGTAGGTAAAAACGTATTAGTTAACCAAGTGGGTTGCTTTGGTTTATATCTTGGTAAAATTGATTTTTATTTCGAACCTGGTAAAAAGGTAACGGCTGAAGGAGCTTCAATTATAGTTTAA
- the ligA gene encoding NAD-dependent DNA ligase LigA: MNTQQQIESLREELRQHNYNYYILDEATISDYDFDIKLKELQALEEAHPEFFDANSPTQRVGGSITKNFKTTVHDSRMYSLDNSYSKEDLQDWETRIKKMVDGDVNYTCELKYDGASISLTYENGKLLRAVTRGDGVQGDEVTANIKTINTVPLQLKGDFPERFDIRGEIVLPIEGFLKMNAERIENEEEPYKNPRNTASGSLKLQDSSEVARRPLECLLYSIVGNNLNITSQYEGLEKARAWGFKVPKEAQLVNSIDEVLEYVDYWDRNRHNLPYEIDGVVVKVNNLYQQDELGFTAKAPRWAMAYKFKAEQVSTRLNEITYQVGRTGAITPVANLEPVQLAGTIVKRASLHNADQIEKLDIREGDEVFVEKGGEIIPKIIAVDLSKRPENSVPTQYITQCPECETELVRLEGEAKHYCPNYSTCPPQVVGRIQHYISRKAMNIDGLGGETVALLVKEGLIHNYSDLYELTVEQVIPLERMAAKSAENLVKGIEASKQIPFERVLFGLGIRYVGETVAKKLAKHYKSIDALMFASLLDLVTVDEIGERIAESVVEFFSSEENKHIIERLRSFGVQLEISAEKLANQTEKLKGLSIVVSGVFHSISRNELKKLIEDNGGKVSSSISSKTSYVVAGDKMGPSKRTKAENLNIEILTEEAFLGLLK, translated from the coding sequence ATGAACACACAACAACAAATAGAGTCACTTAGAGAAGAATTGCGTCAGCACAACTACAATTACTACATTTTAGATGAAGCCACGATAAGTGATTACGATTTCGATATAAAACTAAAAGAACTTCAAGCTTTAGAAGAAGCGCATCCCGAGTTTTTTGATGCGAATTCGCCAACACAACGCGTTGGAGGATCTATTACCAAGAATTTTAAAACAACGGTTCATGATTCTAGAATGTATTCATTAGATAATTCGTATTCTAAAGAGGATTTACAGGATTGGGAAACGCGAATTAAAAAAATGGTTGATGGAGATGTTAATTATACTTGTGAATTAAAATACGATGGAGCATCAATAAGCTTAACATATGAAAATGGTAAATTGTTAAGAGCTGTAACACGAGGAGATGGAGTACAGGGTGATGAAGTTACAGCCAATATAAAAACCATTAACACAGTTCCATTACAATTGAAAGGAGATTTTCCTGAACGTTTTGATATTAGAGGAGAAATTGTTCTTCCAATAGAAGGCTTCTTAAAAATGAATGCCGAACGCATAGAAAACGAAGAAGAACCCTATAAAAATCCAAGAAACACAGCATCAGGAAGTTTAAAGCTTCAAGATAGTTCAGAAGTAGCTAGGCGTCCTTTAGAATGTTTATTATATAGTATCGTAGGAAATAATCTAAATATTACTTCGCAATATGAAGGTTTAGAAAAAGCCAGGGCTTGGGGTTTTAAAGTGCCAAAAGAAGCCCAATTGGTGAATTCTATTGATGAAGTCTTAGAGTATGTAGACTATTGGGATAGAAATAGACACAATTTACCTTATGAAATAGATGGAGTGGTGGTAAAAGTTAATAATTTGTACCAACAAGATGAATTAGGGTTTACAGCCAAAGCACCACGTTGGGCAATGGCTTATAAGTTTAAAGCAGAACAAGTTTCTACACGTTTAAATGAAATTACATATCAAGTAGGTAGAACAGGAGCTATTACACCAGTAGCCAATTTAGAGCCAGTGCAATTAGCGGGAACCATTGTAAAGCGTGCGTCGTTACACAATGCAGATCAAATTGAAAAGTTAGATATAAGAGAAGGGGACGAAGTATTTGTAGAAAAAGGAGGAGAGATAATACCGAAGATTATTGCTGTAGATTTATCCAAGCGTCCTGAAAATTCTGTGCCAACTCAGTATATAACACAATGTCCGGAATGTGAAACAGAGCTCGTTAGGTTAGAAGGTGAAGCCAAACATTACTGTCCTAATTATTCAACGTGTCCACCGCAAGTGGTTGGGAGAATTCAACATTACATATCTAGGAAAGCCATGAATATTGATGGTTTAGGTGGTGAGACTGTTGCTCTACTAGTTAAAGAGGGTTTGATTCATAATTATTCAGATTTATACGAGTTGACTGTAGAGCAAGTTATTCCTCTTGAACGGATGGCTGCAAAAAGTGCTGAGAATTTAGTGAAAGGTATTGAAGCTTCAAAACAAATTCCATTTGAACGTGTACTATTTGGATTGGGAATTCGTTATGTAGGTGAAACTGTAGCTAAGAAATTGGCCAAACATTATAAATCTATTGATGCATTAATGTTTGCTTCATTATTGGATTTGGTAACTGTAGATGAAATTGGTGAACGGATTGCGGAAAGCGTTGTTGAGTTTTTCTCTTCGGAGGAAAACAAACATATTATAGAGCGTTTAAGGTCTTTTGGTGTGCAATTAGAAATATCAGCAGAGAAGTTAGCGAATCAAACTGAAAAGTTAAAAGGGTTGTCTATTGTTGTTTCAGGTGTTTTTCATAGCATTTCTAGAAACGAACTAAAGAAGCTTATTGAAGATAACGGAGGTAAAGTATCTTCTTCCATATCTTCTAAAACCTCTTATGTGGTTGCAGGAGATAAAATGGGACCAAGTAAGAGAACAAAAGCAGAAAATTTAAATATTGAAATACTTACGGAAGAAGCGTTTTTAGGCTTATTGAAGTAA
- the prmC gene encoding peptide chain release factor N(5)-glutamine methyltransferase gives MLLKDLQNIFHKELDTIYGKDEVDSFFYLCTEHYLNVPRIQLTLEPGFTIIKSETDTFFKTLEDLKQQKPIQYILGETEFYGLPFKVNDNVLIPRPETEELVDLIIKCHTKRSRSAHENLKILDIGTGSGCIAISLAKNLPNAKVYALDISKEALKVAKQNAELNKVNINFIEASILDNTCHSALDAEFNFDVIVSNPPYVRNLEKQEIQPNVLDNEPHLALFVEDDNPLLFYKAITNFAIKKLNDKGNLYFEINQYLGEESKALLTDTEFENVELLKDLNGNDRMLKGKKL, from the coding sequence ATGCTATTAAAAGATCTTCAAAATATATTTCATAAAGAATTAGATACTATTTACGGTAAAGATGAAGTTGATAGCTTTTTCTATTTGTGTACGGAACATTATTTAAACGTTCCGAGAATTCAATTGACTTTAGAACCAGGGTTTACAATAATTAAATCTGAAACAGATACGTTTTTTAAAACCTTAGAAGATTTAAAACAACAGAAACCAATTCAGTATATATTGGGGGAAACGGAATTTTACGGTTTACCATTTAAAGTGAATGACAATGTATTAATTCCACGACCAGAAACGGAAGAACTAGTTGATTTAATAATAAAATGTCACACCAAGCGCAGTCGAAGTGCTCATGAAAATCTTAAGATCCTAGATATCGGAACAGGTTCTGGTTGTATAGCTATTTCTTTAGCTAAAAACTTGCCCAATGCCAAAGTTTATGCTTTGGATATTTCAAAAGAAGCTCTGAAAGTGGCAAAACAGAATGCTGAACTAAATAAGGTTAATATCAATTTTATAGAGGCTAGTATTTTAGATAATACTTGTCATTCCGCACTAGATGCGGAATTTAATTTTGATGTCATTGTATCCAACCCACCATACGTTAGAAATCTAGAAAAACAAGAAATTCAACCCAACGTTTTAGACAACGAACCACATTTGGCTTTGTTTGTTGAGGATGATAATCCATTACTGTTTTATAAAGCTATTACCAATTTTGCTATTAAAAAGCTAAATGATAAAGGGAATCTATATTTTGAAATTAATCAATATCTTGGCGAGGAATCAAAAGCATTATTAACTGATACTGAATTTGAAAATGTTGAGTTGCTTAAAGATTTGAATGGGAATGATAGGATGTTGAAAGGGAAAAAGTTGTAG
- a CDS encoding GNAT family N-acetyltransferase, with amino-acid sequence MCKDTIVIREIEAKDNPKIAKAIRSVLIEMGVPKVGTAYEDVALDRMTATYNEPKKAYFVVANGDDIIGGAGISPLDNYEGNVCELQKMYFMPEARGKGLGSKMMKKCLDFAKQAGFAHCYLETLPYMDDARKLYRKVGFKNLEKPMGNTGHYSCTVWMLKDL; translated from the coding sequence GTGTGTAAAGATACTATTGTTATTCGAGAAATTGAAGCCAAAGACAACCCTAAAATTGCTAAGGCCATTCGTTCTGTTTTAATAGAAATGGGAGTGCCAAAAGTGGGAACAGCTTATGAAGATGTTGCTTTAGATCGTATGACGGCAACTTACAACGAACCTAAGAAAGCTTATTTTGTTGTTGCCAATGGCGATGACATTATTGGTGGAGCTGGAATTTCACCATTAGATAATTACGAAGGCAATGTGTGCGAATTACAGAAAATGTATTTTATGCCAGAAGCAAGAGGTAAAGGCTTAGGGTCTAAAATGATGAAAAAATGTTTGGACTTTGCCAAGCAGGCTGGTTTTGCGCATTGCTATTTAGAAACCTTGCCTTATATGGATGATGCACGTAAACTCTATAGAAAAGTAGGTTTTAAAAATTTAGAAAAACCTATGGGAAATACAGGTCATTATTCTTGCACGGTTTGGATGCTTAAAGATTTGTAA